From the genome of Bradyrhizobium elkanii USDA 76, one region includes:
- the dapA gene encoding 4-hydroxy-tetrahydrodipicolinate synthase, which produces MAAKTKFRGSFTALVTPFKNGSVDEAAFRSLVNWQIAEGTHGLVPVGTTGESPTLSHDEHKRVVEWCIEEAKGRVPVIAGAGSNSTKEAIELAEHAEKAGATAVLVVTPYYNKPTQEGMYQHFKAINDAIGIPIIIYNIPPRSVIDMSVDTMKRLFELKNIAGVKDATASMVRVSQQRAAMGEDFNQLSGEDATIIGYMAHGGHGCISVTSNVAPRLCSEFQTAWQKGDVTTALKIHDKLMPLHTNLFIESNPAPVKYAMSLLGKLDEKLRLPMVPVTEATRQAVRGAMVHAGLIN; this is translated from the coding sequence ATGGCAGCCAAGACAAAATTCCGGGGATCATTCACTGCCTTGGTGACGCCCTTCAAAAACGGCTCGGTGGACGAAGCAGCGTTCCGCAGCCTCGTGAACTGGCAGATCGCCGAGGGTACCCACGGCCTGGTGCCGGTCGGCACCACAGGCGAGAGCCCGACGCTGAGCCACGACGAGCACAAGCGGGTGGTCGAATGGTGCATCGAGGAGGCCAAGGGCCGGGTGCCCGTGATCGCCGGCGCCGGCTCGAATTCGACCAAGGAGGCGATCGAGCTCGCCGAGCACGCCGAGAAGGCCGGCGCCACCGCGGTACTGGTCGTGACGCCGTACTACAACAAGCCGACCCAGGAAGGCATGTATCAGCACTTCAAGGCGATCAACGATGCGATCGGCATTCCGATCATCATCTACAACATCCCGCCGCGCTCGGTGATCGACATGTCGGTCGACACCATGAAGCGGCTGTTCGAGCTGAAGAACATCGCCGGCGTCAAGGACGCCACCGCGAGCATGGTGCGGGTCTCGCAGCAGCGCGCCGCGATGGGCGAGGATTTCAACCAGCTCTCCGGCGAGGACGCCACCATCATCGGCTACATGGCCCATGGCGGCCATGGCTGCATCTCGGTGACCTCGAACGTCGCGCCGCGGCTGTGCTCGGAGTTCCAGACCGCCTGGCAGAAGGGCGACGTCACCACGGCACTGAAGATCCATGACAAGCTGATGCCGCTGCACACCAACCTGTTCATCGAGAGCAATCCGGCGCCGGTGAAGTACGCGATGTCGCTGCTCGGCAAGCTGGACGAGAAGCTGCGCCTGCCGATGGTGCCGGTCACCGAAGCGACCCGCCAGGCGGTTCGCGGCGCCATGGTGCATGCCGGCTTGATCAACTGA
- a CDS encoding peroxiredoxin produces MSQSSLTDVDWSKIPAPTDDGGAAHLTGMTIPPVRLRATDDTAVALSALKGRTVVFAYPRTGEPGKIGLVDDWDMIPGARGCTPQACAFRDLFAELKSAGAAQVFGLSTQSNEYQTEMASRLHLPFPVLSDDALEMTRTLRLPTMSVAGLTLIKRLALVIDDARITHVFYPVFPPDRNAGDVLAWLKANPRRD; encoded by the coding sequence ATGAGCCAATCGAGCCTTACCGATGTCGACTGGAGCAAGATCCCGGCGCCCACGGATGACGGCGGCGCGGCGCATCTGACCGGCATGACGATCCCGCCGGTCAGGCTGCGTGCCACCGACGACACCGCGGTGGCGCTGTCGGCGCTCAAGGGCCGCACCGTGGTGTTCGCCTATCCGCGAACCGGCGAGCCCGGCAAGATCGGGCTGGTCGACGATTGGGACATGATCCCGGGCGCCCGCGGCTGCACCCCGCAGGCCTGCGCATTCCGCGACCTGTTCGCCGAGCTGAAGTCGGCCGGTGCTGCCCAGGTGTTCGGGCTGTCGACGCAAAGCAACGAGTACCAGACCGAGATGGCGTCGCGGCTGCATCTGCCGTTCCCGGTGCTGTCCGACGACGCGCTGGAAATGACGCGCACGCTGAGGTTGCCGACGATGTCGGTGGCCGGCCTGACCCTGATCAAGCGGCTCGCCCTCGTGATCGACGACGCGCGCATCACGCACGTGTTCTATCCGGTGTTCCCGCCCGACCGGAACGCCGGCGACGTGCTGGCTTGGCTGAAGGCTAATCCGCGGAGGGACTAG
- a CDS encoding NYN domain-containing protein — protein sequence MSSPVSNKIALFIDGANLYATAKTLGFDIDYKRLLKEFQSRGTLLRAFYYTAIIEDQEYSSIRPLIDWLDYNGYTVVTKATKEFIDASGRRKVKGNMDIELAVDAMELAEHIDQMILFSGDGDFRSLVEAVQRRGVRVTVISTIASQPPMIADELRRQADVFTDLVELQSKLGRDPSERPAPREPRHHSPQFLQRATTMAPRGADDDFDE from the coding sequence ATGTCGTCACCTGTTTCCAACAAGATCGCGCTCTTCATCGACGGAGCGAATCTTTACGCCACCGCTAAGACGCTGGGCTTCGACATCGACTACAAGCGCCTCCTCAAGGAGTTCCAGAGTCGCGGTACGCTGCTCCGTGCGTTCTACTACACGGCGATCATCGAGGATCAGGAGTATTCGTCGATCCGCCCGTTGATCGATTGGCTCGATTACAACGGCTACACCGTCGTCACCAAGGCGACCAAGGAATTCATCGACGCCAGCGGCCGCCGCAAGGTGAAGGGCAACATGGACATCGAGCTCGCCGTCGATGCCATGGAACTCGCCGAGCACATCGACCAGATGATTCTGTTTTCCGGCGATGGCGACTTCCGCTCGCTGGTGGAGGCCGTGCAGCGCCGCGGCGTTCGCGTCACGGTCATCTCCACCATCGCCAGCCAGCCGCCGATGATCGCCGACGAGCTGCGCCGCCAGGCCGACGTCTTCACCGACCTTGTCGAGCTGCAATCCAAGCTCGGCCGCGATCCGTCGGAACGCCCGGCCCCGCGCGAACCGCGCCACCACTCCCCGCAATTCCTGCAGCGCGCGACCACCATGGCCCCACGGGGAGCCGATGACGATTTCGACGAGTAA
- the acpS gene encoding holo-ACP synthase, with product MIIGIGSDLIDITRVAKVIERHGERFLERIFTDAERAKAMRRANNEKMVVATYAKRFAAKEACSKALGTGIRRGVWWKDMGVVNLPGGRPSMRLTGGALARLQELTPEGMQAQIDLSITDDWPLAQAFVIISAVAPAR from the coding sequence ATGATCATCGGCATCGGCTCCGACCTGATCGACATCACCCGGGTGGCCAAGGTGATCGAGCGCCATGGCGAGCGATTCCTCGAGCGCATCTTCACCGACGCCGAGCGCGCCAAGGCGATGCGCCGCGCCAACAACGAGAAGATGGTGGTGGCGACCTACGCCAAGCGCTTCGCCGCCAAGGAGGCCTGCTCCAAGGCGCTCGGCACCGGTATCCGGCGCGGGGTGTGGTGGAAGGACATGGGCGTCGTGAACCTGCCGGGCGGACGGCCGTCGATGCGGCTGACCGGCGGGGCGCTGGCCCGGCTCCAGGAACTGACGCCCGAGGGCATGCAGGCGCAGATCGACCTTTCGATCACCGACGATTGGCCGTTGGCCCAGGCCTTCGTCATAATTTCGGCGGTTGCGCCCGCCAGATGA
- a CDS encoding pyridoxine 5'-phosphate synthase, which translates to MSSPPLRLGINVDHVATLRNARGGARPDPVRLALAAIEAGADGITAHLREDRRHIRDEDMARLKAEISKPLNFEMAATDDMLRISLATKPHAVCLVPERRQELTTEGGLDVVGQHNALAPFIARLNDAGIRVSLFIAADPRQIEMAAKLKAPVIEIHTGGWCDAVVDGHQDKAEAEWKRIVAGARLAQAAGLEVHAGHGLDYDTAETISALPEIRELNIGYFMMGEALFVGIAGTVREMRAAMDRGRARAQGAVSA; encoded by the coding sequence ATGTCGTCTCCGCCGCTGCGTCTCGGTATCAATGTTGATCACGTCGCCACCCTGCGCAACGCGCGCGGCGGTGCGCGGCCCGATCCGGTGCGGCTGGCGCTTGCCGCGATCGAGGCCGGCGCCGACGGCATCACCGCGCATCTGCGCGAGGATCGCCGCCACATCCGCGATGAGGACATGGCGCGGCTCAAGGCCGAGATCTCCAAGCCGCTGAATTTCGAGATGGCGGCGACCGATGACATGCTGCGGATCTCGCTCGCCACCAAGCCGCACGCGGTTTGCCTGGTGCCGGAACGGCGCCAGGAACTCACCACCGAAGGCGGCCTCGACGTCGTCGGCCAGCACAACGCGCTGGCCCCGTTCATCGCACGGCTCAATGACGCCGGCATCCGCGTCTCGCTGTTCATTGCCGCCGATCCCCGGCAGATCGAGATGGCCGCGAAGCTGAAGGCGCCGGTGATCGAGATCCACACCGGTGGCTGGTGCGACGCCGTGGTCGACGGCCACCAGGACAAGGCGGAGGCCGAATGGAAGCGGATCGTCGCCGGCGCCAGGCTCGCGCAGGCGGCCGGGCTCGAGGTCCATGCCGGCCATGGGCTCGACTATGACACCGCGGAGACGATTTCCGCGCTGCCCGAAATCCGGGAGTTGAACATCGGCTATTTCATGATGGGCGAGGCGCTGTTCGTCGGCATCGCCGGGACGGTGCGTGAGATGCGTGCGGCAATGGACCGCGGCCGCGCCAGGGCGCAGGGCGCCGTCAGCGCATGA
- a CDS encoding RelA/SpoT family protein codes for MAYRRRSSIQMQAATETVAVAPTSSTAERPAKPRTRMMRQYDLVERVRSYNPDTNEDLLNRAYVYAMKAHGTQTRASGDPYFSHPLEVAAILTNLKLDDATIVAALLHDTIEDTEATRAEIDNVFGHEIGALVEGLTKLKRLELVSREAKQAENLRKLLLAIADDVRVLLIKLADRLHNMRTLEFVPPASRRRIAEETLDIYAPLAGRMGMHEMREELEDLSFFVLDPEAYAVVKQRLDSLAERNRNLIGEIETQLSKNLQKNGITARVFGRRKQPFSIWTKMERKSVGFEQLSDIYGFRIILDDVGACYRALGIVHTTWPVVPGRFKDYISTPKQNDYRSIHTTVIGPGKQRVELQIRTEDMNQIAEFGIAAHAFYKEGAGSPHERLKHESNAFAWLRHTIGILSESANPEEFLEHTKLELFHDQVFCFTPKGKLIALPRNANVIDFAYAVHTGVGNSAVGCKINGKFAPLSSELQNGDEVEVLTSKAQSAPPSAWEALARTGKARAAIRRATRDAVRDQYAGLGRRIVDRLFARAKIEYADDKLKGALPRLARSSIEDVMASVGRGEIKASDVARAMYPDYKEERLVRYGAKKGLAAKLKTQNPPHPARATSVIPVRGINSDLPVKFAPNGGAVPGDRIVGIVTPGEGITIYPIQSPALKDFEEEPERWLDVRWDIDETMPQRFPARILVHNVNEPGSLAQIATVIAEHDGNIDNIHMSRQSPDFTELTIDLEVYDLKHLSAIIAQLRAKAVVARVERVNG; via the coding sequence ATGGCGTACCGACGCCGAAGTTCCATCCAGATGCAGGCTGCAACCGAAACGGTAGCGGTGGCGCCGACGTCGTCCACGGCGGAGAGGCCGGCCAAGCCGCGGACGCGAATGATGCGACAATATGACCTCGTCGAGCGCGTCCGCTCCTATAACCCCGATACCAACGAAGACCTGCTCAACCGCGCCTATGTCTACGCCATGAAGGCGCACGGCACGCAGACCCGTGCCTCCGGCGACCCCTATTTCTCGCATCCGCTCGAGGTCGCCGCGATCCTCACCAACCTCAAGCTCGACGACGCCACGATCGTGGCGGCGCTGCTGCACGACACGATCGAGGACACCGAGGCGACGCGGGCCGAGATCGACAACGTGTTCGGCCACGAGATCGGCGCGCTGGTCGAAGGCCTGACCAAGCTGAAGCGGCTGGAACTGGTGTCGCGCGAGGCCAAGCAGGCCGAGAATTTGCGCAAGCTGCTGCTTGCGATCGCCGACGACGTCCGCGTGCTGCTGATCAAGCTCGCCGACCGGCTGCACAACATGCGCACGCTGGAATTCGTGCCGCCGGCCTCGCGCCGGCGCATCGCCGAGGAGACGCTGGATATCTATGCGCCGCTGGCCGGTCGCATGGGTATGCACGAGATGCGCGAGGAGCTCGAGGACCTGTCGTTCTTCGTGCTCGATCCCGAGGCCTATGCGGTGGTCAAGCAGCGGCTCGATTCACTGGCCGAGCGCAACCGCAATTTGATCGGCGAGATCGAAACCCAGCTCTCCAAGAACCTGCAGAAGAACGGCATCACCGCGCGGGTGTTCGGCCGCCGCAAGCAGCCGTTTTCGATCTGGACCAAGATGGAGCGCAAGTCGGTCGGCTTCGAGCAGCTGTCCGATATTTACGGCTTCCGCATCATCCTCGACGATGTCGGGGCCTGCTACCGCGCGCTCGGCATCGTCCACACCACCTGGCCGGTGGTGCCGGGCCGCTTCAAGGACTACATCTCGACCCCGAAGCAGAATGACTACCGCTCGATCCACACCACGGTGATCGGGCCGGGCAAGCAGCGCGTCGAGCTGCAGATCCGAACCGAGGACATGAACCAGATCGCCGAGTTCGGTATCGCCGCGCATGCCTTCTACAAGGAGGGCGCGGGCTCGCCGCACGAGCGGCTGAAGCACGAGTCCAACGCCTTCGCCTGGCTGCGCCACACCATCGGCATCCTCTCGGAAAGCGCCAATCCGGAGGAATTCCTCGAGCACACCAAGCTCGAGCTGTTCCACGACCAGGTGTTCTGCTTCACGCCGAAGGGGAAGCTGATCGCGCTGCCGCGCAACGCCAACGTGATCGATTTCGCCTATGCCGTGCACACCGGTGTCGGCAACAGCGCGGTCGGCTGCAAGATCAACGGCAAGTTCGCGCCGCTGTCCTCCGAGCTGCAGAACGGCGACGAGGTCGAGGTTCTGACCTCGAAAGCGCAGTCGGCGCCGCCGTCGGCCTGGGAGGCGCTCGCCCGCACCGGCAAGGCGCGGGCTGCGATCCGCCGTGCCACCCGTGACGCGGTGCGCGACCAGTATGCCGGCCTCGGCCGCCGCATCGTCGACCGCCTGTTTGCCCGCGCCAAGATCGAATACGCCGACGACAAGCTGAAGGGCGCGTTGCCACGGCTCGCGCGCAGCTCGATCGAGGACGTGATGGCCTCGGTCGGGCGCGGCGAGATCAAGGCCTCCGACGTCGCACGCGCGATGTATCCGGACTACAAGGAAGAGCGGCTGGTGCGCTATGGCGCCAAGAAAGGCCTCGCCGCCAAGCTGAAGACGCAGAACCCGCCGCATCCGGCGCGCGCCACCTCGGTGATCCCGGTGCGCGGCATCAATTCCGACCTGCCGGTGAAGTTCGCGCCGAACGGCGGGGCGGTGCCGGGCGACCGGATCGTCGGCATCGTCACGCCAGGCGAGGGGATCACGATCTATCCGATCCAGTCGCCGGCGCTGAAGGATTTCGAGGAGGAGCCGGAGCGCTGGCTCGACGTGCGCTGGGATATCGACGAGACCATGCCGCAGCGCTTCCCGGCCCGCATCCTGGTCCACAATGTCAACGAGCCCGGCAGCCTCGCCCAGATCGCGACCGTGATCGCCGAGCACGACGGCAACATCGACAACATCCACATGTCGCGCCAATCGCCTGATTTCACGGAGCTGACCATCGATCTTGAGGTCTATGACCTCAAGCATCTCAGCGCTATCATCGCCCAGCTGCGCGCCAAGGCCGTCGTCGCCAGGGTCGAGCGCGTCAATGGTTAG
- the smpB gene encoding SsrA-binding protein SmpB, with the protein MAEKNERPIKVVAENRKARFNYAIEDTIEAGISLTGTEVKSIRSGKSTIAESYADSKNGELWLINANIPEYLQANRFNHEPKRPRKLLLHRKQINKLLGAVDREGMTLIPLKLYFNERGRAKLLLAVAKGKKLHDKRETVKKRDWGREKGRLMRARG; encoded by the coding sequence GTGGCCGAGAAGAACGAACGTCCCATCAAGGTCGTTGCCGAGAACCGAAAGGCCCGCTTCAACTACGCGATCGAGGACACGATCGAGGCCGGCATTTCGCTGACCGGCACCGAGGTGAAATCAATCCGCAGCGGCAAGAGCACGATCGCGGAATCCTATGCGGATTCCAAGAACGGCGAGCTGTGGCTGATCAACGCCAATATTCCTGAGTATCTGCAGGCCAACCGCTTCAACCACGAGCCGAAGCGGCCGCGGAAGCTGCTGCTGCATCGCAAGCAGATCAACAAGCTGCTCGGAGCGGTCGACCGCGAGGGCATGACGCTCATTCCGCTGAAGCTGTACTTCAACGAGCGCGGCCGTGCCAAACTGCTGCTCGCGGTCGCCAAGGGCAAGAAGCTGCACGACAAGCGCGAGACCGTGAAGAAGCGCGACTGGGGCCGCGAGAAGGGCCGCCTGATGCGGGCGCGCGGGTAA
- the rpoZ gene encoding DNA-directed RNA polymerase subunit omega, with protein MARVTVEDCIDKVDNRFDLVLLAAHRARMISSGSQLTVDRDNDKNPVVSLREIADSTISPEDLKEELVHSLQKFVEVDEPEPDTVPLIGSAGASVDADDTEVAVERMTEEELLKGLEGLAPPEEQPEEDE; from the coding sequence ATGGCTCGCGTCACCGTCGAAGATTGCATTGACAAGGTCGACAATCGTTTCGACCTCGTCCTGTTGGCCGCGCATCGCGCCCGGATGATCTCGTCGGGGTCGCAACTCACGGTTGATCGCGACAACGACAAGAATCCGGTCGTCTCGCTGCGGGAGATCGCCGATTCGACGATCTCGCCGGAAGACCTGAAAGAGGAGCTCGTGCACTCCCTGCAGAAGTTCGTCGAGGTCGACGAGCCCGAGCCCGACACCGTGCCGCTGATCGGTTCCGCCGGTGCCAGCGTCGACGCCGACGACACCGAGGTGGCGGTCGAGCGGATGACCGAGGAAGAGTTGCTGAAGGGCCTCGAGGGTCTGGCGCCCCCGGAGGAGCAGCCCGAGGAAGACGAGTAA
- the mscL gene encoding large conductance mechanosensitive channel protein MscL, which produces MLKEFREFAMKGNVVDLAVGVIIGAAFGAIVTSLVGDIIMPIIGAITGGLDFSNYFTGLSKAVTATNLADAKKQGAVLAWGNFLTLTLNFLIVAFVLFMVIRAMNQFKRKEEVKPAEPPKPSAEAVLLTEIRDLLKKS; this is translated from the coding sequence ATGCTGAAGGAATTCCGCGAGTTCGCCATGAAGGGCAATGTCGTCGACCTCGCCGTCGGCGTCATCATCGGTGCGGCCTTCGGTGCGATCGTCACCTCGCTGGTCGGCGACATCATCATGCCGATCATCGGCGCGATCACGGGCGGTCTCGACTTCTCCAACTATTTCACCGGGCTTTCCAAGGCCGTCACCGCAACCAACCTCGCCGACGCCAAGAAGCAGGGTGCGGTGCTGGCCTGGGGCAACTTCCTGACGCTGACGCTCAACTTCCTGATCGTCGCCTTCGTGCTGTTCATGGTCATTCGCGCCATGAACCAGTTCAAGCGCAAGGAAGAGGTCAAGCCTGCCGAGCCGCCGAAGCCGTCCGCCGAGGCCGTGCTGCTGACGGAAATCCGCGACCTCCTCAAGAAGAGCTAA
- a CDS encoding uracil-DNA glycosylase yields MTISTSNLVAAATRPDSNCPLCPRLAEFRAQARAREPGWFNSPVESFGDQNARLLIVGLAPGLQGANRTGRPFTGDYAGDLLYATLLEYGFASGVYQARPDDGLKLVDARISNAVRCVPPQNKPLPAEINTCRQFLRATIATMPKLRAIVLLGRIAHESTLKALDVRLAAAPFVHGAVHSAGKFKLYDSYHCSRYNTNTGVLTTDMFRKVFATVRKELG; encoded by the coding sequence ATGACGATTTCGACGAGTAACCTCGTCGCCGCTGCCACGCGCCCCGACAGCAACTGTCCGCTCTGTCCACGGCTGGCCGAGTTCCGCGCGCAGGCGCGCGCGCGAGAGCCGGGCTGGTTCAACTCACCGGTGGAATCGTTCGGCGATCAGAATGCGCGGCTATTGATCGTCGGGCTCGCGCCGGGCCTGCAGGGCGCCAACCGCACCGGCCGTCCCTTCACCGGCGACTACGCCGGTGATCTGCTTTATGCGACCCTGCTCGAATATGGCTTCGCCAGCGGCGTCTATCAGGCGCGGCCGGACGACGGGCTGAAGCTGGTCGACGCCCGGATCAGCAACGCGGTGCGCTGCGTGCCGCCGCAGAACAAGCCGCTGCCGGCCGAGATCAACACCTGCCGGCAATTCCTCCGTGCCACCATCGCAACGATGCCGAAGCTGCGCGCGATCGTGCTGCTCGGACGAATCGCCCACGAATCGACTCTCAAGGCGCTGGACGTTCGCTTGGCGGCCGCGCCCTTTGTGCACGGTGCCGTGCATAGCGCAGGCAAATTCAAGCTCTACGACAGCTACCACTGCTCGCGCTACAACACGAACACCGGCGTGCTGACGACCGATATGTTCCGCAAGGTCTTCGCGACCGTGCGCAAGGAGCTCGGCTAG
- a CDS encoding transglycosylase SLT domain-containing protein: MATSLAFVVGLAAITADAWAAEDAPTAKPAAQDTASKPAPSKTAPKSTAPKAAASKSTATKPGAAKTDAASTAKTDAAKTSAAKTDTHKTEAHKTEAHKTTSPKSGAVKTDGAKAAPAKTEAHKATTPKTPESKGTASKTNTSKTTAAKPAAPVATGTVSNRSVPAPALVPATRQHAAPIARKPVLPAAVAATSSTSQSDKEALASVVELLRKRKPADATEAEASISDPVARKLAEWLILRSEDNGASVERYRAFLDANPSWPSQTFLRRRIEASLWDDRRDDSAVWTWFQNESPVSAKGRLALAKVMIGGGDRGNAERLVREAWRNDGMSEDTENTALDLFGSLLTAGDHKARMDTMLYGTDNEAAGMREAKRLGSGYVALAKARIAATRKGSNLRALLEAVPSELSGDTGYLFAKIQLLRREEKFAEAARLMLSAPKEASRLYNVDEWWIERRLLARKMIDSSEFRTAYLIARDAALPARDIYKTEQEFTSGWIALRFLNDPALAAQHFARIGVGSANPTALARAGYWQGRAAEAAGQGQEARAAYARAAEQSTSYYGQLARAKLGLPQIALNSAPRGRGAERLEIVRAVALLYEIDARELAIPIFGDMGDNGDPEALAGLGELTARHGDARGMLLMGKAALNRGLPFDHYAYPVNGIPSFRQVGPEVEQSVVYAIARQESAFNPAVVSPAQAYGLMQVTPDAGRYVCKRAGIGFDLNRMKTDPVYNAMLGAAELGGLLEDYRGSYILTFAAYNAGRGSVRKWIERYGDPRDPKVDAVDWVELIPFSETRNYVQRIMENLQVYRARFGGGTKLQIEADLRRGASVE, from the coding sequence CTGGCGACGAGCCTGGCGTTCGTTGTCGGCCTTGCCGCCATCACGGCCGACGCCTGGGCCGCCGAAGATGCTCCAACCGCAAAGCCGGCTGCCCAAGACACGGCTTCGAAGCCTGCCCCTTCCAAGACCGCGCCGAAGTCCACGGCTCCGAAGGCGGCGGCTTCAAAATCAACGGCAACCAAACCCGGCGCTGCCAAGACTGACGCCGCCAGTACAGCCAAGACCGACGCTGCCAAGACCAGCGCTGCCAAGACTGACACTCACAAGACCGAGGCTCACAAGACCGAGGCTCACAAGACAACGTCGCCCAAGTCCGGCGCGGTGAAGACCGATGGGGCCAAGGCCGCTCCTGCCAAGACCGAAGCTCACAAGGCAACGACTCCGAAGACCCCGGAATCCAAGGGCACCGCGTCCAAGACCAACACATCCAAGACCACCGCGGCCAAGCCGGCCGCTCCGGTCGCAACGGGAACCGTATCGAACAGGTCGGTGCCCGCGCCCGCGCTGGTTCCGGCAACCCGCCAGCATGCCGCGCCGATCGCGCGCAAGCCGGTGCTGCCTGCGGCCGTGGCCGCGACATCCTCGACGTCGCAGTCGGACAAGGAAGCGCTTGCAAGCGTCGTCGAGCTGCTGCGCAAGCGCAAGCCGGCGGACGCCACCGAGGCCGAGGCTTCGATCTCCGATCCGGTCGCGCGCAAGCTTGCCGAATGGCTGATCCTGCGCAGCGAGGACAACGGCGCCTCGGTCGAGCGCTACCGCGCTTTCCTCGATGCCAATCCGAGCTGGCCGTCGCAGACCTTCCTGCGTCGCCGCATCGAGGCCTCGCTGTGGGACGACCGCCGCGACGACTCCGCGGTCTGGACCTGGTTCCAGAATGAATCGCCGGTCTCGGCCAAGGGCCGGCTGGCACTCGCCAAGGTGATGATCGGAGGCGGCGACCGCGGCAATGCCGAGCGCTTGGTCCGCGAGGCCTGGCGCAACGACGGAATGAGCGAGGACACCGAAAACACCGCGCTCGACCTGTTCGGCTCGCTGCTGACTGCCGGCGACCACAAGGCACGCATGGACACCATGCTGTACGGCACCGACAACGAGGCCGCCGGCATGCGCGAAGCCAAGCGCCTTGGCTCCGGCTACGTGGCGCTCGCGAAGGCACGCATCGCCGCCACCCGCAAGGGTTCGAACCTGCGCGCGCTGCTGGAAGCCGTGCCGAGCGAGCTCTCCGGCGACACCGGCTATTTGTTCGCCAAGATTCAGTTGCTCCGCCGCGAGGAGAAATTCGCCGAGGCCGCGCGGCTGATGCTGAGTGCGCCGAAGGAAGCCTCTCGCCTCTACAATGTCGACGAATGGTGGATCGAGCGGCGGCTGCTGGCGCGCAAGATGATCGACAGCAGCGAGTTTCGCACCGCCTATCTGATCGCACGTGACGCGGCGCTGCCGGCCCGCGACATCTACAAGACCGAGCAGGAATTCACCTCGGGCTGGATCGCGCTGCGCTTCCTCAACGATCCCGCCCTCGCCGCCCAGCATTTCGCGCGGATTGGCGTCGGCAGCGCCAACCCGACCGCGCTGGCGCGTGCCGGTTATTGGCAAGGCCGTGCGGCCGAGGCTGCCGGCCAAGGTCAGGAGGCACGTGCCGCCTATGCACGCGCGGCCGAACAATCCACCAGCTATTACGGGCAGCTCGCGCGCGCCAAGCTCGGCCTGCCGCAGATCGCGCTGAACAGCGCGCCGCGCGGCCGCGGCGCCGAGCGGCTGGAGATCGTGCGCGCGGTGGCGCTGCTCTACGAAATCGACGCGCGCGAGCTCGCTATCCCGATCTTCGGCGACATGGGCGACAATGGCGATCCAGAGGCCCTCGCCGGCCTCGGCGAGCTCACCGCGCGCCACGGCGATGCCCGCGGCATGCTGCTGATGGGCAAGGCCGCGCTCAACCGCGGACTGCCGTTCGACCACTACGCCTACCCGGTCAACGGCATCCCCTCGTTCCGCCAGGTCGGGCCGGAGGTCGAGCAGAGCGTCGTCTACGCGATCGCGCGCCAGGAGAGCGCGTTCAATCCGGCGGTGGTGTCGCCGGCCCAGGCCTACGGCCTGATGCAGGTGACGCCGGACGCCGGACGTTACGTCTGCAAGCGCGCCGGCATCGGCTTCGACCTCAACCGGATGAAGACCGATCCGGTCTACAACGCGATGCTCGGCGCCGCCGAACTCGGCGGCCTGCTCGAGGACTATCGCGGCTCCTATATCCTGACCTTCGCCGCCTACAATGCCGGCCGCGGCAGCGTGCGGAAGTGGATCGAGCGCTATGGCGATCCGCGCGATCCCAAGGTCGACGCGGTCGACTGGGTCGAGCTGATTCCGTTCTCGGAGACGCGGAACTACGTCCAGCGGATCATGGAAAACCTGCAGGTCTACCGCGCCCGGTTCGGCGGCGGCACCAAATTGCAGATCGAGGCCGATTTGCGCCGCGGCGCCAGCGTGGAATGA